The Gouania willdenowi chromosome 14, fGouWil2.1, whole genome shotgun sequence nucleotide sequence agtcttgatttttttggtttaattttttttatttattttttggtcttAACTGTTTTATTCTCATCTTGTTTTTCTTCTAGTGGCCCTAATGTTTTTACGTAAATATCAGATTGTGTGttgctttgattaaaaaaaagaaaattaaaaaaattccaaaagctgttttaatttttccgcaatttcaggtgaccccactcACCGGACGCTTGTGTTTCATGTTGTGCGGGCGGTCGCTTTGGTTGCTTTTGTCGTGAGGATGAGGGTGTGATGGTGACCCTGGAAAGACGGGACTGATGGACGCCACAGACGGAGTGACACTGTCTGGAGACGAGGACAGGAAGCACACGGGAGACGCTTTGGTCTGATGAACCAGGCTCTGAGCATCCTCCCTGGTGAACACGGGGCTATTTGGGGCTCGCCGTTGAGATCGCTCGGGCGTCTGAGTGGACGTCCAGCTGTCCTGGGAGAAGAGGGCGGAGCCTGGGGGCGAGCAGGTCTGCAGAGCGTCCTGGTTCAGACGGTCCACGTGGACTTCAGCTGTGCGGCCGGTGGGCGGGAAGACGGGTGACCTATGGAGGGGCGAGTCCTCGATGTGGGTGGAGTCAGAGCTCTAAGGAACAGAGGAGtgaaggttagggttagaatgGTCACCGTGTTAACCTGTGACACTGACCTGCTGAGACTGTGGAGCAGGACTTCCTCCTCGCACTCTCCTCTTTTTCACACACTTCCTGTTTTCAGCTCCTGGAGAAAAAGTGACGCAGTCTGAgctttgctgtgattggacgagACACAGCTGAGTCAGACTCACCTGAGCCTCTGTCGTCAGGACACGCCCTCCTCCTGGACCACCTGGTGGAAGAGCCAGCGCTCAGCGAGGGGAGGGGCTTACCAGGACACGCCTCTGTGTCACCGACCATCTGTGATGAGAGGAGGGCGAGAATaataaggaggaggaggagaataataataataaggaggagggggaggaggaggaggaggggaacACGTTAGACACTGTAGCTAGGACACCTCCTTCAACCTCTGACCCTACACATGCTCCTCCTACTCTATCATGTGTTAGCTGAAACACTCACGCTCTGATGGATGGCTCTCATCAcagcttcctcctcctcttcctcctcctgctggaGGCGGAGTGCCGATAACCCCGCCTCCTGCTCACTGAGACGCAGAGCGAGCttcatctcctcctcctctttctcagACATCCCTGGAGGAAAACGCCACACATCAGCCTCCTGacgggagggaggggcttaaCGTTTCACTCACCTCCAGCCTGGGATTGGTTCTCACGCTCCTTCCTTCGTTTGGTTGGGAGGAGCTTCTGGAGCTCATCCTGGAATagaaggaggcggagctttaagAGACGACAACAGCCACAGTCTGACAATAAGTCCgtaacacacaagatgacactTACTTACACTTAACAGAAAtatagaaatgaacaaaattactcacaaaaaatacacaaaatgacagtaaaatactacaaaacaacaacaaaaatgcacataactaaaaaaaaaaaaaaacacacaaaagtacaaaaatgtacaaaatcatagaaaaaaagcaaaaatgtttaaaaacacaaaagtggaGGTTTTAAGCattaaaagaaagaagaaagatgTCTGCCTAATTAAAGTTTGGATACATGTGATGGTGGTAATGGCTGACTCAGCACAAACAGAATGGTGCAGATGAAGACGTGAATCCTGTCAGTGAGCATCTCTTTCATTTCTAACTGTTAACATTTATCTTTATGTAGAACATTTTAAACTGAAAGTCTTGTTTACCTCGTTGTTATCCTGCGTGTCGTCACTAGTTTGCTGATTCTTGGAGGAAACGTCTCTGAACGCTCGTTTCCTGCTCGTCTCCTGATGAACTGAGACAAACAGAGATGTTCAAAtgtaaatcctggttttaatcactaataaaatgggtttaaagtgaccaaaaatgttggaaaaggtggtgaaatgagattttaaccacagaaattggttaaaagttgtaaaatagagtgaacaaaaacagacagaaaaagtggtaaaaagagctcaaagtgtcaatactggaacaattagtttaaactggtaaattatggaaatgacaaatggtgaatgtggttaaattgcaaaaaataatcttgaaatctggtgaaaagaggttaaaagtgacaataatgggtcaacatatgtgacattaggtgtaaaagtggtagaaatggtttataagtgatgaacatgtctggaaagtagaaaaatgtgtagaaaagtcaataaatgtgatgtagaagtgtcagaaatgtgagaaatgtagcaaaaatatattaaaaagagATGTCTCCCAGAGTCTCACGAcccaaaatggggtcctgaccccaaggttgagaacccctgatgtagTTAACTGCAAAGGCTTGAATAAGCCTGAGTTTGGGATTCATTTAGACTACATTTCACAGGATGATGTTGTAAATTTCCCCTGGTTTGGATTaacttaattcagaattaagttATTCTGAGTTTGCTGATCCTGTCCCCATTTTTatagatataatataaaatatgaattaaCACAGAATTTCTGTTCATGAGGAGTTATGAAATTAGCCAAACTTGGCTTCAGTCAAGTCAGGTTAAACTAACTCTGAGTTAGTTAGACTTTATCTTTCTCACTTACCTGATCTACCTGAGGATGAAGATGCTCCTAATCGTCTTCCTCTCATCCCTAAAAAGTCTTCAATTCACGAACAAACTCCGTAAATCTCAACCTTCAGCCCACGAGACCTGCGGTTTGTTTGAACGGAAAGCACGTGACATGTTTTACTTTAACTCGTGAATACCTTTCGTGACGTAAATctgagttaatgttaatgcgTCAAAGTCCGTAAAGTCAAACTAAACATGGAACAGTCCGTTTAAAAACACTTCCTACAGTTTGCTTAACTTTCGCGGCGCCATGTTTGTTTCTGTCTGCGCTATGACGTCACTGCAACGTAGGGCGGGAGCGTACGGTGCTGCCTTCAGGGGCCGTCAgtttaaagtagtttttttgtgtgcgttATTACAATTGTTATTATTTGCTTCAATATTTGAATATTCATAACTATATAAGTTTACATTACCCTTCATTAAGACACAGATTAGACAAATGTGTGACTTTATACCGCTTGCTgaacagttttttatttgtttatttaaaatgctattttaaataattgtttttaaaatcattatatAATAATCGTTGgatgattttaaataataatgtaaaaattaatattcaataataatatttttttccttttaataaataaagttaaagatttttttttaattgttattatttcttCAAACTCTTctaatataaatcaaattagGCAAGGCGAGGAACATGTAATTGTATAGCGatgcaatgtgctttacatgattaaaaagtgcagcagaaaatattcaacagtttaaaaaattaatgaaaacatttaaaatcagcagtaaaacattaaatcaacaacaacatgattaaaaaccgcgatctcagtcatacgcagagAAAAAGACCAGCTTTAACTtggttttaaaaattaaaaaatagaggCATTTggtggttaaaaaaataaataaataaataaaaaataagattcTAGACGTAATAAATCATCGGCCTCTCACTGGcaacttttattgttgttggaAATTTAAGCAAAAGGAGAAACTGTCTAATGCTCATAGTCACTAAAATGAACAGATAAAATTAGTACCCTGACCGGGAATCGAACCCGGGCCTCGGCGGTGAGAGCACCGAATCCTAACCACTAGACCACCAGGGATCTATGAGAATTTGataaatttatgaaaaaaaacacatcaataaTACAAACATGAACCGAATCCAGCTGTTGAAAGTGACTCAAACATCCGTGATTTCACTAAAAAGACACGAATTACTGACATCATCTACTCACCACACGTTACATGTTCACATATTGATTAGGTTTCTTTATAAAGGGCAGTGAGCAACTAATCATAACCGACCTCGTGGCGCAACGGTAGCGCGTCTGACTCCAGATCAGAAGGTTGCGTGTTCAAATCACGTCGGGGTCAAAGTCACCTTTTCTTCTTTTACTTTGTTACatgatgtatgtttttattatttaggatGAAAGTAATTCACAGGCTCCTCCAATGGATGGTTTGATGTGAAACattctttattaaaaacaaaacatcacaaTACGAGTTATTTCCTTAAATACATTCATTATATTAAACTTTCTAAATGCCTTCTTTCTGAgatcaataacacaaaataaaacggctacacacatataaagtaataatgagaagctataaatgtagcagaaattaaaagagcagGAAATGATTAGAATTGCATTAGATATTGAGCAGGAACTAAATAGaactaaagtgtaaaaataatgatttaaaatgacttaaaatatttcctttttggttttcttaaTATTTTTGCCACAGATTTTAAACAATGTTCCTATATTTCCTGTATCTTTTAACTAATTAACTATTAGTCTTTaactaacatttttaaatgtgtttttcatgcaggtgattagtttaatttagttttttaattgtaatttatttgtgaaATATGTTATTTGCATTATGAAACAATAATGCTactacttgttccctgttagtttatttcattcactcattcactggatttccttttttttcttctaatttttgACTAATGcacgtttacatttgtttttcatgcaggtgattagtttaatgtactttttgattttttataaaatatgacGTTACTTGTTCAGTTCAATAGATTTGTAAATATGTTATTTGTCtggattatttggggggcaatgaGTGTAGGAGGGGCTTAAAAGTTCACCTTCGTTCAAAATGGGAAatacccaaaaaagtttgagaaccactgttataAAGTAAAATCACAaagcaaaggtcaaaggtcacgggTTTGCTGAGAAATAAATGAGAATATGACATAAACGGAGCAAATGAAGGTAAAGCTGAGTCCTCAGTTAGCTTAGCTTCTCAGCTAGCTTCCTGTGACATGTGCACGCTGACTTTCTTGCACGTGCTAATGGTGCAGCGCTCCATGATGAGCTCAGTGCTCGGTCGAGGAGGAACCGGCGGGACTTCCTTCTTCTGCTCAGTGTCGGAGGAGGACGATTCAGGGatgttctctgtgtgtgtaagAACAGACGGCGAACAGGGTTCAGCACataaactttcaaaataaaagcactcaGACAGTCCCGCTGGTTTCCCGTACCTTGGTTCTTCCTCTCGGTCAGCGGTGACTTGGGGGGGCGGCGCCCGCTGctgttcttcttctgctgcagGAAGCGTCGGCTGTTCCTACGGTACGTGTCCTGGCTCAGACGCTGCCGAGGCTTGTTATGGATGCTCTTAGCGTTTCTGATGGTTGATCTGATAAAACATGAGGAGAAGAAGTGACCAATAGTCACAAATGTTTCAACACAAACGCAGCGACACagttgaggtaaaaaaaaactcagaatataaagatatttccTAAATCTGCTAAAAATCCATGTAAATAAGAGTGGAATAAAATGGATAAAGTACAGTATGTGCTTCAATACTCTGATTAATCAATAGGGGGCGCTGGGACTGGTTTAGACGTCACAGCGAGAGAAGAACTTTAATCTGACCAAAGAAAGAAGACCTGATCAGAATGAAGCCAACATGTCTTCAAGCTGAACCTGTTTCAACCACATCTGTGTGTTCACATCTGTGTGTTCACATCTGTGTTCACATCTGTGTGTTCACATCTGTGTGTTCACATCTGTGTTCACATCTGTGTGTTCACATCTGTGTGTTCACATCTGTGTTCACATCTGTGTGTTCACATCTGTGTGTTCACATCTGTGTTCACATCTGTGTGTTCACATCTGTGTGTTCACATCTGTGTGTTCACATCTGTGTTCACATCTGTGTGTTCACATCTGTGTGTTCACATCTGTGTGTTCACATCTGTGTTCACATCTGTGTGTTCACATCTGTGTGTTCACATCTGTGTGTTCACATCTGTGTGTTCACATCTGTGTTCACATCTGTGTTCACATCTGTGTGTTCACATCTGTGTGTTCACATCTGTGTGTTCACATCTGTGTGTTCACATCTGTGTGTTCACATCTGTGTTCACATCTGTGTGTTCACATCTGTGTGTTCACATCTGTGTGTTCACATCTGTGTTCACATCTGTGTGTTCACATCTGTGTGTTCACATCTGTGTGTTCACATGTAGAGAAAAGTCAGTGAGTTATTCTCATACCAATAATAGAAACACATTAACCTGATTTACTACAACATCTGAATGTAACTCGAGGCCATGGTATAACCATCCATTAAAGCCTGAAGCCATtcagacaaagaaaaacatgtatttatttattattttatttaataggaataatgcacattaatgaacatctgcattgaaacaacaaaacagacGTAAACATGCCGTATTATAGCCACAGGGTTCATTTACATCCATATATAATATTGTGTAACTTTACTTGGTGATAAATGATTAAATGTGCAGTTTGAGTTTAAACTATTTGTAAGGTTGATTTgagtttgtcttttcttttttaaatgatgattgGAATAGAATCATTGGTTGAATAAATCCTTACACACCTGATAGAAACACATCATGTCTTTATATCTGACACAGGgtgtcatgcacacacacgtcacagaggaagtcagtgtcacCTGCGTGGGGGCGGTTTCTGACCACGTGGGTTGATGCTCTGGGATTCTTGGTTCCCACTTTTCTGCAAGAACATTGAAGGAAAGTGTCCAGTCTGATCGCCtcgcctgcacacacacacacacacacacacacacacacacacacacacacacaaagatgtcACAGTCACAAACCCTACCCAATCAGAAAGCAGATTGCTAgttacagatgtgtgtgtgtgtgtgtctttctcaGCGTTAGCCCAGCAGATTTATAGCAATATTAGGCTCAGATGTTTGACTTCTGGAAGAAACCATTAAAATGTGTACATGGGTATTTTTAATGAGATCACGCTGGTAAACCAATGGTTCATACTTAAAATCAAggaatccaagatggccgccatcagTATTGCTAATTTCAATCTTAGtataactttggttctgttagacgtagaaacatgatctttgtggcaaaatgtatgtttttggggaCAATGATTGTCATGAAATagcttaaaatactgtaaattacaTCCAGAGTAAGATATAAGATGGCCACCACAACACTTTACACGTGGAAAAGAgctaaattgtgatttatttgcaGCCACAACTGTGTATGACAAAGATGCATTTTATAggaataattaatgaattaatatatcTATTTCCATTTATTTCTCAGGTAGATTCTATCCATTGTGATCCTGGtgcatgtgtttattttgcagcACCTGCCAACATGAACAACGATTAAACTCAAACTTTAGATGTAGATATCtgagttatgacaaaatatccaaattggcaaCAATGATGGCGAccatcttggatttattgattttgagtgggaaccattagtgaatcccattaaaaatggattcagctACTCAGAAATGTACACATGTTCCTGtgttcttccagaagtgaaacATCTTTTTCACATCATATCTGCTGAGTTATGATAAGTGATGAAACGTGAAGCCTCATCTCTACGTTCCCTCCTCTCTGACCCCAGGTCAGCAGGGGGCGCTGTGTCATGTGCTGGTAGTTACCTAACGACCCACCACCCATCCAGTAGTTTATGGATGACAGACACAGTTTCACCGACTTCCAGAGAAATCTCATCATCCTGCTCAGCCCTGTAGGCCTGTACACTGATGTGTGgctctcctacacacacacacacacacacacacacacacacacacacacacacagtgattaACTTCAGATTAAATGACAACAAGCTTTATAGAtcttgtcgtgtgtgtgtgtgtgtgtgtgttatttagaGCTCTGTTATATGAAGAATTTCTTTAGAATAACTTCCTGCAGCCCCTCCAGAGGCCACAAGGGGGCAGTGACACACACATTAGCTTTTAACTGATTTACTGATAAAATCCTTCATTAACCTGTGAaaactttattatattatattattattatattatattacattacattacattacattatattatattatattacattatattatattataattattatattatattatattatattatattatattatattatattatttttatattatattacattttattatattatattatattacattatattatattataattattagattatattatattattattatattatattatattatatcatatcatattatattatattatattatattatattatattatattatgttatgttatgttatgttatattatattatattatattatattatattatgttatgttatgttatgttatgttatgttatattatattatattatattatattatattatattatattatattatattatattatattatattatattattatgggACAGACTGGCAGACATTCTAGAAGTTGTTAATACTGaattaataaatcattaaatcCTCTAATAACTTTGtaatttcatcacttttacACATAACTGTGATTGTTTGATTGGTTAATATTGTCGTCTGTGTTAAGATCAAAGGTGTTTTGATCACAGTCTCTACCTTCATAGTCAGGCTCTGCATCCTCAGCCTCATCTGGTCCATCCAGAGGTTCCAGGTACGACGCTGGGATCCATCCACGATTTGACCCACTCTGACAGAACCACCAGcctgacaacacacacacacacattcaacacacacacacacacacactaaagtcCTGAGGGCTTCTCCCACCGTTGGGGTTTTTCTCCA carries:
- the ncf1 gene encoding neutrophil cytosol factor 1 — encoded protein: MEQIYVRYLELLGLEKRFFPTKHYVYLLMVKWSDLTEKLVYRTYPEMHTFHKSLKEMFPIEAGEIEKRDRIIPSLPAPRWVDSQKSRENRKSTLSDYCHALVQLPPHISRCKLLSDFFRVRRDDENPPAPNPLNRSETFVESRELARGVASEISAPILLDTYRVIADFQKTSKHELSVSDDDLVEIVEKNPNGWWFCQSGSNRGWIPASYLEPLDGPDEAEDAEPDYEGEPHISVQAYRAEQDDEISLEVGETVSVIHKLLDGWWVVRRGDQTGHFPSMFLQKSGNQESQSINPRGQKPPPRRSTIRNAKSIHNKPRQRLSQDTYRRNSRRFLQQKKNSSGRRPPKSPLTERKNQENIPESSSSDTEQKKEVPPVPPRPSTELIMERCTISTCKKVSVHMSQEAS